One Prosthecobacter sp. SYSU 5D2 genomic window carries:
- a CDS encoding polysaccharide pyruvyl transferase family protein, which produces MTTRRHFIASITAALGGSLIAADGKPKTILLQSAWDTINIGDIGHTPGTLRVLEEHLPEVKVVLWASKLDERVEALLRRRFPKVEIIQGHLTGKKERDEVLRQAIANCDLFIRNSGMGQSTDYMEYCLKAGKPYGLFGQSFFPTMVEGKGAAERIELLNNAAFIYTRETKTLDILKGAGVKTPVLEFGPDGCFGIDVTDDERALATMKKLGLEDRQFITLQLRTHTAKHEGVDNPPLNPLNPTPQMVADDERRAAKYRELVTTWVQKTGKKVLIAPEVKKEMVHNKRLIYDLLPPEIQKNVVNLEYFWNADEAASVFARAHTIVCHEPHSPIIALANGTPIIHTYSEFHSPKCWMFKDIGLGEWLLEFDETPVEKMADTLLAIDADYPAALEKVKKAMEYVHGCFASSSKTIKGVIG; this is translated from the coding sequence ATGACCACACGCCGCCATTTTATTGCCTCTATCACCGCTGCCCTGGGCGGCAGCCTCATCGCCGCTGACGGCAAACCCAAGACGATCCTGCTGCAATCGGCGTGGGATACGATCAACATTGGCGACATCGGCCACACACCGGGTACGTTGCGGGTGCTGGAGGAGCATTTGCCGGAGGTGAAGGTGGTCCTTTGGGCTTCCAAGCTGGATGAGCGGGTGGAGGCGCTGCTGCGCCGGCGGTTCCCAAAGGTGGAGATTATCCAGGGACATCTGACGGGCAAAAAAGAGCGTGATGAGGTGCTGCGCCAGGCCATTGCGAATTGTGATCTTTTTATCCGCAACTCCGGCATGGGCCAGAGCACGGACTATATGGAATACTGCCTCAAAGCAGGCAAGCCGTATGGCCTGTTTGGCCAGTCGTTTTTCCCGACGATGGTGGAAGGCAAGGGGGCGGCGGAGCGCATTGAGCTGCTCAACAACGCGGCCTTCATCTATACCCGTGAGACCAAGACGCTGGACATTCTGAAGGGCGCGGGGGTAAAAACGCCGGTGCTGGAATTTGGTCCGGACGGCTGCTTTGGGATTGATGTGACCGATGATGAACGGGCGCTGGCGACGATGAAAAAGCTGGGCCTGGAAGACCGCCAGTTCATCACCCTGCAACTGCGCACGCATACCGCCAAACATGAAGGTGTGGACAATCCGCCGCTGAACCCGCTGAACCCGACGCCACAGATGGTGGCTGATGATGAGCGGCGCGCGGCGAAGTATCGTGAGCTGGTGACGACCTGGGTGCAGAAGACTGGGAAGAAGGTGCTCATCGCTCCCGAGGTGAAGAAGGAGATGGTGCATAACAAACGATTGATCTACGATCTGCTGCCGCCGGAGATCCAGAAGAACGTGGTGAACCTGGAGTACTTTTGGAACGCGGACGAGGCGGCCTCCGTCTTCGCGCGGGCACATACCATTGTCTGCCATGAGCCGCATTCACCGATCATCGCGCTCGCCAACGGCACCCCGATCATCCACACGTATTCAGAATTCCACAGCCCCAAGTGCTGGATGTTCAAGGATATCGGCCTGGGTGAATGGCTGCTGGAATTTGATGAAACGCCGGTGGAAAAAATGGCCGACACTCTGCTGGCCATTGATGCCGATTACCCGGCCGCCCTGGAGAAAGTGAAGAAAGCCATGGAGTATGTGCACGGCTGCTTTGCCTCGTCTAGCAAGACGATCAAGGGTGTCATTGGATGA
- a CDS encoding alpha/beta hydrolase: MKSRFFCLLLSGFCTFGYAQVTSENNDRLRQGLKQYPQADANKDGILTMEEARAFLASKKSAPPTKTEAKPGAMKPDAADVSYGPHERNKLDLYLAKNATGATPVVILIHGGGFRNGDKSKWASDKTVKELLERGISCAALNYPFLTDKPVQDILRDCARAVQHLRANADKWKLDKTRFASMGGSAGAGTSLWLATRDDLADPKAEDPVLRESTRLLCAVCNATQATYDVSRWESFMGPSKPEFGTSEVEAALFYHLPSIEAFETEPGKAILKECDMLSWISKDDPPLLINNSQVVEAPTNRGEWLHCIHHAREVHKVCAAAEVPCIVLQDQVEPKTDATEFLVKHLTAEAE; this comes from the coding sequence ATGAAGTCACGATTTTTCTGTCTCCTTCTGTCCGGTTTCTGCACTTTTGGTTATGCCCAAGTCACCTCGGAAAACAATGACCGGCTGCGCCAGGGACTGAAGCAGTATCCGCAGGCGGATGCGAACAAAGACGGCATCCTGACGATGGAGGAGGCGCGGGCTTTCCTGGCCAGCAAGAAGTCCGCCCCACCCACCAAGACGGAGGCGAAACCGGGGGCGATGAAACCGGATGCGGCGGATGTCTCCTACGGGCCGCATGAGCGCAACAAGCTGGATCTATATCTGGCCAAAAACGCGACCGGCGCCACGCCTGTGGTCATCCTGATTCACGGCGGTGGATTTCGCAATGGGGACAAGAGCAAGTGGGCTTCTGACAAGACGGTGAAGGAACTGCTGGAGCGGGGCATTTCCTGCGCGGCGCTGAACTACCCCTTTCTGACGGACAAGCCGGTCCAGGACATCCTGCGTGACTGCGCGCGGGCGGTGCAGCATCTGCGGGCGAATGCGGACAAGTGGAAGCTGGACAAGACCCGCTTTGCCTCCATGGGCGGCTCGGCCGGGGCAGGCACGTCCCTGTGGCTGGCCACCCGCGATGACCTGGCGGACCCGAAGGCGGAGGACCCGGTGCTGCGTGAATCCACGCGGCTCCTCTGCGCGGTGTGCAATGCCACCCAGGCGACGTATGATGTGTCCCGCTGGGAGTCCTTCATGGGGCCGTCGAAGCCGGAATTCGGCACCAGTGAAGTTGAGGCGGCGCTTTTTTATCATCTGCCTTCCATTGAGGCTTTTGAGACGGAGCCGGGCAAAGCCATCCTGAAGGAGTGCGACATGCTGTCCTGGATCAGCAAGGATGATCCGCCGCTGCTCATCAACAACAGCCAGGTGGTGGAGGCCCCCACCAACCGGGGCGAGTGGCTGCACTGCATCCACCATGCGCGTGAGGTGCACAAGGTCTGCGCTGCGGCGGAGGTGCCCTGCATTGTGCTGCAAGATCAGGTGGAGCCGAAGACGGATGCCACCGAGTTTTTGGTGAAGCACCTGACGGCGGAGGCGGAATGA
- a CDS encoding DUF1501 domain-containing protein produces the protein MNLESELHAEYTRYRTRRWFFKDCGVGLAGIAAADLLASTAGAAPKAENPLLPKRSHYPAKAKRIIYLFMGGAPSHLELFDNKPALTQWDGKLPPADLLKGYRAAFINPNSTLLAPKYKFGRHGQSGAEISELLPHTAKLADDLTIVKSMKTDAFNHAPAQILMSTGAQIFGRPSFGAWTLYGLGSENQDLPGYVVMQSGAKGPSGGMSNFGCGFLPTVYQGVPFRSSGEPVLYLSNPQGITKTTQRNTLDVLKQLNEERLGVMGDPEIASRINSFELAYRMQQTAPEVMDISQEPQHILDMYGAKPGEASFANNCLLARRLIESGVRFVQLFHEAWDHHGGLTKGLKDQCGLTDQPCAALVRDLKQRGLLEDTIVIWGGEFGRTPMVQGGNDGRDHHPNAFTMWFAGGGLKPGLTLGATDEFGFNVTEDPVHVHDLHATLLHLMGFEHTKLAVKFQGLDMRLTNVHGELVPKMLA, from the coding sequence ATGAATCTGGAAAGCGAGCTTCACGCCGAATACACACGCTACCGCACCCGCCGCTGGTTTTTCAAAGACTGCGGCGTTGGCCTGGCGGGCATTGCGGCGGCGGACCTGCTCGCTTCCACCGCCGGGGCCGCACCCAAGGCGGAGAATCCGCTGCTACCGAAGCGCTCCCATTATCCTGCCAAGGCCAAGCGCATCATCTACCTCTTCATGGGCGGCGCGCCCAGCCATCTTGAGCTGTTTGATAACAAACCCGCCCTCACCCAATGGGACGGCAAGCTGCCGCCTGCGGACCTCTTGAAGGGTTACCGGGCCGCCTTCATCAATCCCAACAGCACCCTCCTGGCCCCCAAGTATAAATTTGGCCGCCACGGCCAGAGCGGCGCGGAGATCAGCGAGCTGCTGCCGCATACGGCCAAGCTGGCGGATGACCTCACCATCGTGAAGTCCATGAAGACAGACGCCTTCAATCATGCACCCGCGCAGATCCTCATGAGCACCGGCGCGCAGATCTTCGGGCGGCCCAGCTTCGGCGCCTGGACGCTCTACGGCCTGGGCTCGGAAAATCAGGACCTGCCTGGGTATGTCGTCATGCAAAGCGGTGCCAAAGGCCCTAGCGGCGGCATGTCCAATTTCGGCTGCGGCTTCCTGCCCACGGTCTATCAGGGTGTGCCCTTCCGCAGCAGCGGCGAGCCGGTCCTCTACCTCAGCAATCCCCAGGGCATCACCAAAACCACCCAGCGGAATACTCTGGACGTGCTGAAGCAGCTCAATGAAGAGCGCCTGGGCGTGATGGGGGACCCGGAGATTGCCTCACGCATCAACAGCTTCGAGCTGGCCTATCGCATGCAGCAGACTGCGCCGGAGGTCATGGACATCAGCCAGGAGCCGCAGCACATCCTGGACATGTACGGGGCCAAACCGGGCGAAGCCTCCTTCGCCAACAACTGCCTCCTGGCCCGCCGCCTCATCGAAAGCGGCGTCCGGTTTGTCCAGCTCTTCCACGAGGCCTGGGACCACCACGGCGGCCTCACCAAAGGGCTGAAGGACCAGTGCGGCCTCACCGACCAGCCCTGCGCCGCCCTGGTGCGGGATTTGAAGCAACGCGGCCTGCTGGAGGACACGATCGTCATCTGGGGCGGCGAGTTCGGCCGCACGCCCATGGTCCAGGGCGGCAATGACGGGCGCGACCATCATCCCAATGCCTTCACCATGTGGTTCGCTGGTGGCGGCCTTAAACCCGGCCTCACCCTCGGGGCCACGGATGAGTTCGGCTTCAATGTCACGGAGGACCCCGTGCACGTGCACGACCTCCACGCCACCCTCCTCCACCTCATGGGCTTTGAGCACACGAAACTGGCCGTCAAATTCCAGGGCCTGGACATGCGCCTCACCAACGTACACGGCGAGCTCGTGCCCAAAATGCTCGCCTGA
- the epsC gene encoding serine O-acetyltransferase EpsC, translating to MDCRQEEIVQSLMTSYDEVGGINHVDCGALPSKRAIATLCEDLLQVLFPGFYSEDAVSSHDLELMTHELVASIRERLRTEIRRSLRLRDQGGNHHEEAMKMACDFMVLLPEVRKLLQTDVAAAYEGDPAARSYEEIILAYPGLEAIAIQRSAHQLYTLGVPLIPRMMTEWAHGRTGIDIHPGAQIGSHFFIDHGTGVVIGETCSIGTRVKLYQGVGLVARSLAQGQALAGKKRHPTIEDNVTIYAGATIVGGDTVVGARSTIGANVFLMESVGQDMIYALGDQEHRIRDRKATPVTKSPKTADSDKA from the coding sequence ATGGATTGCCGACAGGAAGAGATTGTACAGAGCCTCATGACCTCCTATGACGAGGTCGGCGGGATCAACCATGTGGACTGCGGGGCTTTGCCGTCCAAACGCGCCATTGCGACGCTTTGTGAGGACCTGCTGCAGGTCCTTTTCCCGGGCTTTTATTCGGAAGATGCCGTCTCCTCCCATGACCTGGAGCTGATGACCCATGAGCTGGTCGCCAGCATCCGCGAGCGCCTGCGTACGGAGATCCGCCGCAGCCTGCGCCTGCGTGACCAGGGCGGCAACCACCATGAGGAGGCCATGAAGATGGCCTGCGACTTCATGGTCCTGCTGCCGGAGGTCCGCAAGCTCCTGCAAACCGATGTCGCCGCCGCCTACGAGGGCGACCCCGCCGCCCGCAGCTATGAGGAGATCATCCTGGCCTACCCCGGCCTGGAGGCCATCGCCATCCAGCGCTCCGCCCACCAGCTTTATACCCTCGGCGTGCCTTTGATCCCGCGCATGATGACGGAGTGGGCCCATGGCCGCACCGGGATAGACATCCATCCGGGCGCCCAGATCGGCAGCCATTTCTTCATAGATCACGGCACCGGCGTGGTCATTGGCGAGACCTGCAGCATCGGCACCCGGGTCAAGCTCTACCAGGGCGTCGGCCTCGTTGCCCGCTCCCTGGCCCAGGGGCAGGCCCTGGCCGGGAAGAAACGCCACCCCACTATTGAGGACAACGTCACCATCTATGCCGGCGCCACCATCGTCGGCGGGGATACCGTCGTCGGCGCGCGCAGCACCATCGGGGCCAATGTCTTCCTCATGGAAAGCGTCGGCCAGGACATGATCTATGCCCTCGGGGACCAGGAGCACCGCATCCGCGACCGCAAAGCCACCCCGGTGACCAAAAGCCCCAAAACCGCTGATTCCGACAAGGCCTGA